ATGTTAGTTTAGTTTCATCTATTAGTTTAAGTGGTGTGGCAAAGATAAGTTTTCTTTTTTTATCTTAAAACTAAGCATGAAATAGTATTTTTTTCGTAAGTATATTAAATATCTTTTATAAAGTCTTCATATTCGTAGTAAAACCTCTCAAAGCCATCCATTTTGTCTATAAAAAACTCGAAAGTTTCCTGCCAGGTATTTTTATTAAAAACAGAAACACCATGTTTTTCTATCCATATTCTGCTGATAACCTTGCCGTTTTCTAAGGTAAAATATTCTTCTTTATGAAAATCTCCAATGAAATCTTTTAAAATATCTTCCAAAGACCAGATCTTCTCGTAGTAGGCATTTCGGAAAATTTCGTCCTTCATTTCAATATCCAGAGAAACTTCTGCTTTTTTGTTGTCTGCAGAAAATTTAAATGCCATATCCTTGATTTTGGTATCATATAGAATCCATTTTCGGGGAAATGATCTTCCAAAAGCAGTCCAAAATTCCTTTTTTAATTGCTGTGCCTCTTGTTTACTGAACATACGGCAAACTTAATGATTTAATGGGAGAAAGACAAAAGTATGGTACTGAAAACCGT
The nucleotide sequence above comes from Chryseobacterium sp. 7. Encoded proteins:
- a CDS encoding DUF4268 domain-containing protein, translating into MFSKQEAQQLKKEFWTAFGRSFPRKWILYDTKIKDMAFKFSADNKKAEVSLDIEMKDEIFRNAYYEKIWSLEDILKDFIGDFHKEEYFTLENGKVISRIWIEKHGVSVFNKNTWQETFEFFIDKMDGFERFYYEYEDFIKDI